One window of Caldisericum exile AZM16c01 genomic DNA carries:
- a CDS encoding NifB/NifX family molybdenum-iron cluster-binding protein has protein sequence MIIAITSSGNTLDSMVDPRFGRCPYFIIGDPMQFKAIDNSGAGRQGGAGVNTAQFLIDEGVQILVSGNAGPNAEQALKSSVIRIITGVSGVVR, from the coding sequence ATGATTATTGCAATAACCTCAAGTGGAAATACGCTTGACTCAATGGTAGACCCAAGATTTGGGAGATGCCCGTATTTTATTATTGGCGATCCTATGCAGTTTAAAGCGATTGATAATAGTGGCGCAGGACGTCAGGGAGGTGCAGGGGTGAATACAGCACAATTCCTCATTGATGAGGGAGTTCAAATTTTGGTTAGCGGAAATGCTGGACCAAACGCAGAACAAGCTCTAAAAAGTAGTGTCATTAGAATTATAACTGGAGTTTCAGGCGTGGTAAGATGA
- a CDS encoding DUF134 domain-containing protein translates to MTRPRFRRRIGWLPRVDYFTPVLDKGSQVESVVLTLDEVEAIRLADLEGLYQEEAAKRMNISRQTFGRIIDSAHKKIADAIVNGKAIRIAGGPVEFVENLREFVEGDYCVCPNCGFVKIHERGVPCRFEICPNCGSHLIREFEIKSNKRKRGE, encoded by the coding sequence ATGACAAGACCGAGATTTAGAAGAAGAATTGGATGGCTTCCTCGCGTTGACTACTTTACTCCTGTTTTAGATAAGGGTAGCCAAGTTGAAAGTGTTGTGCTTACACTTGATGAGGTAGAGGCAATTCGCCTTGCGGATCTTGAGGGACTATACCAAGAGGAAGCCGCAAAGAGAATGAATATTTCAAGGCAAACATTCGGAAGAATTATTGATTCTGCACACAAAAAGATTGCAGATGCAATTGTAAACGGAAAGGCAATAAGAATTGCAGGCGGCCCAGTTGAGTTTGTTGAAAATCTTAGGGAGTTTGTTGAGGGGGATTACTGTGTTTGCCCAAATTGTGGGTTTGTCAAGATACACGAAAGAGGTGTACCTTGCAGGTTTGAGATTTGTCCGAATTGCGGAAGTCATTTGATAAGGGAATTTGAAATAAAAAGCAATAAAAGAAAAAGGGGTGAATAG
- a CDS encoding DUF5320 domain-containing protein, with the protein MPLGDRTGPLGLGPRTRRGLGYCVGYGFRYGFGRGFGWGGRFVPYYGYPFGYSPSDEKAILTEELKALENELNAIKSRLAELEKEG; encoded by the coding sequence ATGCCATTAGGAGATAGAACTGGGCCACTTGGCTTAGGTCCAAGGACACGAAGAGGACTTGGCTATTGTGTAGGATATGGTTTTAGATACGGTTTCGGGCGAGGTTTTGGTTGGGGTGGAAGATTTGTTCCCTATTATGGATACCCGTTTGGATATAGTCCTTCAGATGAAAAAGCAATCCTTACTGAAGAGTTGAAAGCACTTGAAAATGAACTTAATGCAATAAAATCTCGTCTTGCAGAATTAGAAAAAGAAGGATAG
- the argH gene encoding argininosuccinate lyase — MAKLWKKKGIKENDTIIRFTVGNDYLFDRRLVKYDCLCSIAHAKMLNKIGILTDSEVNAITKTLEEIIHIDSKGKFQITPNDEDVHTKIENYLVEKLGDVGKKIHTARSRNDQVLCTLRLYYKSALKDIEKIVVEIINALKIFKRKYGKVQIPGFTHTRKAMVSSIKLWADSFIEALTDELKFGKSVYELIDKSPLGTGAGYGVPVLKIDRNYTKKILGFKTLQYNPIYVQNSRGKFEGEILSFLTMIMYDINKLVSDIIFFSEDDLGFIKIPVEFTTGSSIMPHKKNPDVFEIARSKYSKLLSLEMRVKILPSNLISGYHRDLQETKECVFEGFDTVKETLIVLANVLSKLEVDKTKAHSLLTQELYATEEVYKLVLEGVPFREAYKIIGEKYLNE, encoded by the coding sequence ATGGCAAAACTCTGGAAGAAAAAGGGAATTAAAGAAAACGATACGATTATTAGATTTACAGTTGGTAATGACTATTTGTTTGATAGAAGACTTGTGAAATACGATTGCCTTTGCTCTATTGCACATGCAAAGATGCTCAATAAAATTGGAATACTAACTGATAGCGAGGTAAACGCCATTACAAAGACACTTGAAGAAATCATTCATATTGATTCAAAAGGAAAATTTCAAATTACTCCTAACGATGAAGACGTGCATACAAAAATTGAAAATTACCTTGTTGAAAAATTAGGTGATGTTGGCAAAAAGATACATACTGCGCGATCAAGAAATGATCAAGTACTCTGCACCTTACGCCTTTATTACAAAAGTGCTCTAAAAGATATTGAAAAAATTGTTGTGGAAATTATTAATGCACTTAAAATATTCAAAAGAAAGTATGGTAAGGTTCAAATACCGGGCTTTACTCACACAAGAAAGGCAATGGTTTCATCTATTAAATTGTGGGCAGATTCGTTTATTGAGGCACTTACTGATGAGTTAAAATTTGGAAAATCAGTGTATGAACTTATTGATAAGTCGCCTTTGGGCACTGGTGCAGGATATGGAGTACCTGTGTTAAAAATAGACAGAAATTATACAAAAAAGATTCTTGGATTTAAAACATTGCAATATAATCCCATATACGTGCAAAACTCCAGGGGTAAATTTGAAGGCGAAATTCTTTCTTTCCTTACAATGATTATGTATGATATAAACAAACTTGTTTCTGATATTATCTTCTTTTCAGAGGATGATTTAGGATTTATAAAAATACCAGTAGAGTTTACAACGGGAAGTTCCATAATGCCACACAAGAAAAATCCAGATGTTTTTGAAATTGCACGAAGTAAATATTCAAAACTTCTTTCCCTTGAAATGAGGGTAAAAATTTTACCGTCAAATCTTATTTCAGGCTATCACAGGGATTTGCAGGAGACAAAAGAGTGTGTCTTTGAAGGCTTCGATACCGTAAAGGAAACTCTTATAGTGTTAGCAAACGTTTTGTCAAAGTTAGAAGTAGATAAAACCAAGGCGCATAGTCTTTTAACCCAGGAACTATACGCAACAGAGGAAGTCTATAAACTCGTCTTAGAAGGTGTTCCTTTTAGAGAAGCCTATAAAATAATTGGGGAGAAATATCTAAACGAATAA
- a CDS encoding S-layer homology domain-containing protein, translated as MNIFKRLISFLLVLMMFFLNFPFVSNAVAFYFSIFNDATASRWAISELTQAYNYGLTYPDIMGKFQQPITREEFCVIVVKLYTKLTNKTVVAGATPFSDTSNPEIVKAYQLGIVNGTGGGKFSPTLSITRQEIATMIYRALSKAYPALPTINKNDFPFRDKEKIASWALTSMMFAFQNGIMKGTSVDTIDPLSNTTREQGIILVKRTYENFRTSINATLQILPTPAPTSESEKFRNLDFNALINAPVYDTKLTLYIANDSTKPLSIPTASSGTKSGSLYTKADDGALIDMSGNKQRYFYADYGTLTPYAIVVQVSKAPFVGFKTNWNNPPALVYTTTISPAKKEFVIDFSKFVEAFPILIINTTPKTESAQVYYVRAVPVDKNMNCIGDPGEGLRVLYGKPSLGNQKLSQITVNGKPSLIKTSFELWTTQRDGDITCNGEFPNKLQHLSEVGFDCENPNDTARWFQFKNFPEDTTKIVLEISSKPFDVNDAVDNPAGLVYSSSYIPPIPAVACTGTGNSVSVKFHNFASASSTLKPGDSISYYVRAVAYSKSALAGSLDYALSDVIKVNYYKQKDITFFIPKTINVPTYIPSVKIIHYEPVQWQDPNWAHYYVVYRNPHWNEVNFEVTNGVDTLHPYMYYFENDPSMTPDRYEKEILSKWLAVGDGIQVWDRPKDESFWGQLWDGIVSFFKSLINVIAQLTNWVSQAYANLKSGLINFVVSSLPGIPDGWRDSLKKALTALVDYGLASLGIPPELPNFDALEKDGLDYLAKETLTEAGVPATDMTVDLVEKTAKGIGDNLAASANSATPNPLNCSFLKVNPMYLYRPAYMDIKITNNYDKPSQPGKLNIDVQWEWHEWNSDGGSITLSSPLSTFANGCPDAALQEGVDYRNHFLNGLKNGYPYFPVYYPIFEPVRGISIPALKPHESTTVRIYFKEYVGKNYPFAPNGATVNWDDFANLYGMVGNVGPSQFKVYTNGFTLPNLPKTYCDEKTHTIYTYVYDATTTSDSFIGVPKNAH; from the coding sequence ATGAATATCTTTAAAAGGCTTATATCTTTCTTACTTGTTTTAATGATGTTCTTTTTGAACTTTCCGTTTGTAAGTAATGCTGTTGCATTTTACTTCTCAATTTTTAACGATGCAACAGCAAGCAGGTGGGCAATCTCAGAACTCACACAGGCTTACAACTATGGGCTTACTTACCCTGACATTATGGGTAAATTTCAGCAACCAATCACAAGGGAAGAATTCTGCGTTATTGTTGTAAAACTCTACACTAAACTTACGAATAAAACGGTAGTGGCAGGAGCAACTCCTTTTTCCGACACAAGCAATCCTGAAATTGTAAAGGCGTATCAACTTGGTATTGTTAATGGAACAGGCGGTGGAAAATTTTCACCAACTCTTTCCATAACAAGACAGGAAATTGCAACAATGATTTATCGAGCACTGTCAAAGGCTTATCCTGCGCTTCCAACCATTAATAAGAACGACTTTCCATTTAGGGATAAAGAAAAAATCGCTTCGTGGGCACTTACAAGTATGATGTTTGCATTCCAAAATGGAATTATGAAGGGCACATCAGTTGATACAATCGACCCTCTCTCAAATACAACAAGAGAACAAGGGATTATTCTTGTAAAAAGGACCTATGAAAATTTCAGAACTTCCATTAATGCTACACTTCAAATTCTTCCAACACCTGCACCTACAAGCGAATCCGAAAAATTTAGAAATCTTGATTTCAATGCGTTAATAAATGCGCCTGTGTATGATACTAAATTGACTCTTTATATTGCAAATGACTCGACAAAACCCTTGAGCATTCCGACAGCATCGTCAGGTACAAAAAGTGGCTCGCTTTACACAAAGGCAGACGATGGTGCTCTGATTGATATGTCGGGCAACAAGCAACGCTATTTTTATGCAGATTATGGGACTTTGACTCCTTATGCAATTGTTGTTCAAGTTTCAAAGGCGCCTTTCGTTGGTTTCAAGACAAACTGGAATAATCCGCCGGCTCTTGTTTATACAACAACGATATCGCCTGCAAAAAAAGAATTTGTTATTGATTTTTCTAAATTCGTTGAGGCATTTCCGATCCTTATAATCAATACCACGCCTAAAACAGAAAGTGCACAGGTTTATTACGTAAGGGCTGTTCCTGTAGACAAAAATATGAATTGCATCGGAGACCCGGGTGAGGGATTGCGAGTGCTTTATGGAAAGCCAAGTTTGGGAAATCAAAAACTCTCTCAAATTACTGTTAACGGAAAGCCAAGTTTAATAAAAACGTCTTTTGAATTATGGACTACCCAGCGTGACGGAGACATTACCTGCAATGGTGAGTTTCCAAATAAACTCCAACATTTAAGCGAAGTTGGATTTGATTGTGAGAATCCGAATGATACCGCAAGATGGTTCCAATTCAAAAACTTTCCAGAAGACACAACAAAAATTGTCTTAGAGATTTCTTCAAAGCCGTTTGATGTAAATGATGCTGTCGATAATCCAGCAGGGCTTGTTTATTCAAGCTCATATATACCACCAATTCCTGCGGTAGCATGCACTGGAACTGGAAATTCTGTTTCCGTGAAGTTTCATAATTTTGCATCGGCATCTTCTACCCTTAAACCAGGCGATTCTATCTCGTACTATGTAAGGGCTGTTGCATATTCAAAATCTGCATTGGCAGGATCTTTGGATTATGCTCTATCCGATGTTATAAAAGTGAATTATTACAAGCAAAAGGACATTACATTCTTTATACCAAAAACTATTAATGTTCCCACGTATATTCCATCCGTTAAGATAATTCACTACGAACCTGTTCAATGGCAAGACCCAAACTGGGCACATTACTATGTGGTGTATCGAAATCCACATTGGAACGAGGTAAACTTTGAAGTAACAAACGGAGTCGACACTCTCCATCCTTATATGTACTACTTTGAAAATGATCCCTCTATGACTCCTGACCGCTATGAAAAAGAAATTCTCTCAAAGTGGCTTGCGGTAGGAGACGGAATACAGGTTTGGGATAGGCCTAAAGACGAGTCGTTCTGGGGACAATTGTGGGATGGGATTGTCTCATTCTTTAAGTCTTTGATAAACGTTATAGCTCAACTTACAAACTGGGTATCACAGGCATATGCCAATTTGAAATCAGGGCTAATTAATTTTGTTGTATCGAGTCTTCCTGGAATCCCCGATGGTTGGCGTGACAGTTTGAAAAAAGCGCTTACTGCACTTGTAGATTATGGCTTAGCTTCTCTTGGAATTCCTCCAGAACTTCCAAATTTTGATGCACTTGAAAAAGATGGGCTTGACTATCTTGCAAAAGAAACACTAACTGAAGCAGGTGTGCCTGCAACGGATATGACCGTTGATTTAGTTGAAAAAACTGCGAAAGGTATTGGTGATAATCTTGCTGCCTCGGCAAATTCTGCTACTCCAAACCCGCTTAACTGTTCATTCCTTAAAGTTAATCCAATGTATTTATACAGGCCTGCATATATGGATATTAAAATCACTAACAACTATGACAAGCCATCGCAACCTGGTAAATTGAATATAGACGTTCAATGGGAGTGGCACGAATGGAATTCTGATGGTGGAAGTATTACACTCTCAAGCCCACTTTCTACTTTTGCAAATGGGTGTCCCGATGCTGCACTTCAAGAAGGAGTGGATTACCGTAACCACTTTCTTAACGGACTCAAAAATGGATATCCGTACTTTCCTGTTTACTATCCGATATTTGAGCCTGTTAGGGGCATTTCAATACCTGCGCTTAAGCCACATGAAAGCACGACTGTTCGTATCTATTTCAAGGAATATGTGGGAAAGAATTATCCGTTTGCACCAAATGGAGCAACTGTTAACTGGGACGATTTTGCAAACCTGTATGGAATGGTAGGAAATGTTGGACCATCGCAATTCAAAGTTTATACAAATGGTTTCACACTACCTAATCTCCCTAAAACTTATTGCGATGAGAAAACACATACAATTTATACGTATGTCTATGATGCAACAACTACTTCAGATTCATTCATAGGAGTACCCAAAAACGCGCATTAA